One segment of Chitinivorax tropicus DNA contains the following:
- the tssK gene encoding type VI secretion system baseplate subunit TssK has translation MNPASRVLWGEGLFLRPQHFQLQDAYHDAQLAATSRLLHPYCWGVREIQLDTAALAAGVFSLQTLHAVLPDGEWVCAPETDNLPDGLNLTAVADLPDQFLVYAAMVPLKPGIANAALLNEPAGKLTRYEQANVDAQDLYTGAVPAEVQLLKRKVVLLTDRHSHEGYVVLPIARVRKSQTGGFDLDTAFIPPSTAIDSSGTLIQMLRRLLDILQAKVGALYGHHREPGKNVIEFRSGDVASFWLLHTASTAYAGLLHLYQHPQLHPERLFQQLLQLAGSLMTFAKSYTLTDLPSYSHMDLSGCVSKLDMIIRELLETVISARFFSIVLTETKPSYWLGRLDSQKIDANTRFYLAVGASLQASEIVDTVPIRFKIGSPDDVDKLVLSAMPGVRLIHAAQVPSAIPIRPGSFYFELEPRGPLYERMLQGQSVSIYVPNGFTDLTLELLAVTS, from the coding sequence ATGAATCCTGCTTCACGCGTACTCTGGGGCGAAGGCCTTTTTTTGCGCCCGCAGCACTTTCAATTACAGGATGCCTATCATGATGCACAGCTGGCGGCCACCAGCCGCTTGCTGCATCCCTATTGCTGGGGTGTCCGGGAAATCCAACTGGATACCGCTGCCCTCGCTGCAGGCGTATTTTCGCTGCAAACATTGCATGCTGTTCTGCCAGATGGCGAGTGGGTATGCGCCCCTGAAACGGACAACCTGCCGGATGGGCTGAACCTGACTGCTGTTGCCGATCTGCCTGATCAGTTCCTGGTTTATGCAGCCATGGTGCCGCTCAAGCCGGGGATTGCCAATGCCGCCTTGCTGAATGAGCCTGCCGGTAAGCTGACCCGCTATGAGCAGGCCAATGTGGATGCGCAAGACCTGTACACCGGTGCCGTGCCCGCCGAGGTGCAGCTGTTGAAACGGAAGGTGGTGCTCCTGACCGACCGCCATTCGCACGAAGGTTATGTCGTCCTGCCGATCGCCAGGGTGCGTAAATCCCAGACCGGCGGGTTTGATCTGGATACTGCCTTCATTCCTCCGTCCACCGCCATTGACTCTTCCGGCACCCTGATTCAGATGTTGCGGCGCCTGCTGGACATCCTGCAAGCCAAGGTTGGAGCGTTGTATGGGCACCACCGGGAGCCCGGCAAGAATGTCATTGAGTTCCGGTCGGGCGATGTAGCATCCTTCTGGCTTTTACACACAGCCAGCACTGCGTATGCCGGCCTGCTGCATCTGTATCAGCACCCGCAATTGCATCCGGAACGGCTATTTCAACAGCTGTTGCAGCTGGCTGGCAGCCTGATGACCTTTGCCAAATCCTATACGTTGACCGATCTGCCAAGCTACTCTCATATGGATCTGTCAGGTTGCGTGTCGAAACTGGACATGATCATCCGCGAACTGCTGGAAACCGTCATCTCGGCGCGGTTCTTCAGCATCGTCCTGACAGAAACCAAGCCATCCTATTGGCTGGGTCGGCTGGATTCGCAGAAAATCGATGCCAACACCCGCTTCTATCTGGCCGTTGGCGCATCGCTACAGGCCAGCGAGATTGTGGACACGGTACCGATCCGCTTCAAAATCGGCTCGCCGGATGATGTGGACAAGCTGGTGCTCTCAGCCATGCCAGGTGTTCGGCTGATCCATGCTGCACAAGTCCCTTCCGCCATTCCAATCCGACCGGGCAGCTTCTATTTCGAGCTGGAGCCGCGTGGCCCGCTGTACGAGCGCATGCTGCAAGGCCAGTCGGTCAGCATCTATGTGCCGAATGGCTTTACCGATTTGACTCTTGAATTGTTGGCGGTGACATCATGA